One genomic segment of Natrononativus amylolyticus includes these proteins:
- a CDS encoding type 1 glutamine amidotransferase, with product MSQLRIAVLNASHRDANTTRNFRRELDGSLAEYDVTGGSIPETYAFDAVVITGSRSSVYWNESWIEPTKDWVAEAIDRGLPCLGICWGHQLLADVLGGTVEDMGAYEVGYSEIEHTGESRLFEGIDTAFTAFTSHSDEVSALPAGAEPLAENRYSNHGFRKGRVFGVQFHPEYDQKTARDLVHEKELTTERRDSVLAEITDENYERACEAKRVFENFLEYVRELQTSEPVVDSESRSEPSSS from the coding sequence ATGAGTCAGCTCCGTATCGCCGTCCTGAACGCCTCCCATCGGGATGCGAACACGACGCGGAACTTCCGGCGCGAACTCGACGGTTCGCTCGCCGAGTACGACGTGACCGGCGGATCGATCCCCGAGACGTACGCCTTCGACGCCGTGGTGATCACGGGGTCGCGCTCGTCGGTCTACTGGAACGAGTCGTGGATCGAGCCGACGAAGGACTGGGTCGCCGAGGCGATCGACCGCGGGTTGCCGTGTCTCGGCATCTGCTGGGGCCACCAGCTGCTCGCGGACGTTCTCGGCGGCACCGTCGAGGACATGGGCGCCTACGAGGTCGGTTACAGCGAGATCGAACACACCGGCGAGTCGCGCCTGTTCGAGGGGATCGACACCGCGTTCACCGCCTTCACCAGCCACTCCGATGAGGTGTCGGCTCTCCCGGCGGGAGCGGAACCGCTCGCCGAGAACCGCTACTCGAACCACGGCTTCCGGAAGGGGCGCGTCTTCGGGGTGCAGTTCCACCCCGAGTACGACCAGAAGACCGCCCGCGACCTCGTCCACGAGAAGGAACTGACTACCGAGCGACGGGACTCTGTCCTCGCCGAAATCACCGACGAGAACTACGAGCGCGCCTGCGAGGCGAAACGGGTGTTCGAGAACTTCCTCGAGTACGTTCGCGAGTTACAGACGTCGGAACCAGTGGTCGACTCCGAGTCGCGTTCCGAACCGTCCTCCTCGTAA
- a CDS encoding acetamidase/formamidase family protein — MSEPAYTVDHRLSDADRNIHNAWDNALDPVLTVEPGDVVRFECRDAVDRQVDVESGPEEFQNVSFDPVHPLTGPVAVEGAEPGDTLVVELLGFQHKGWGYTGFLPGEMGLGLLPDEFPEADVHIWDLEGDVGHFVNGIEVPLEPFPGTIGVAPAEAGEHETLPPRNVGGNMDVKHMTTGSTVYLPVAVEDALFSVGDCHAAQGDGEVCVTGIEAPMFVTARFGLEKDREIDQPQFETSGPFTPTGRDERMYATTGIDDDLMEATKLAVLHMIDHLHEERGLTRGEAYILCSAAVDLKISEVVDAPNWIVTAYLPESIFPEA, encoded by the coding sequence ATGTCGGAGCCAGCGTACACCGTCGACCACCGACTGAGCGACGCCGACCGAAACATCCACAACGCCTGGGACAACGCCCTCGACCCCGTGCTCACCGTCGAACCCGGCGACGTCGTCCGCTTCGAGTGTCGCGACGCCGTCGACCGCCAGGTCGACGTCGAGTCCGGCCCCGAGGAGTTCCAGAACGTCAGCTTCGACCCCGTCCACCCGCTGACCGGTCCCGTCGCCGTCGAGGGAGCCGAACCCGGCGACACCCTCGTCGTCGAACTGCTGGGCTTCCAGCACAAGGGCTGGGGATACACCGGCTTCCTCCCCGGCGAGATGGGGCTCGGCCTCCTCCCCGATGAGTTCCCCGAGGCCGACGTCCACATCTGGGATCTCGAGGGTGACGTCGGCCACTTCGTAAACGGCATCGAAGTGCCCCTCGAGCCGTTCCCGGGGACGATCGGCGTCGCACCCGCGGAGGCGGGCGAACACGAGACGCTGCCGCCCCGGAACGTGGGCGGCAACATGGACGTCAAACACATGACCACCGGTTCGACGGTGTACCTCCCCGTCGCGGTCGAAGACGCGCTGTTTTCGGTGGGCGACTGCCACGCCGCCCAGGGCGACGGCGAGGTCTGTGTCACCGGCATCGAGGCGCCGATGTTCGTCACCGCCCGGTTCGGCCTCGAGAAAGACCGCGAGATCGACCAGCCCCAGTTCGAAACCAGCGGTCCGTTCACGCCCACCGGCCGGGACGAGCGGATGTACGCCACCACCGGAATCGACGACGACCTGATGGAGGCGACGAAGCTCGCGGTGTTGCACATGATCGACCACCTCCACGAGGAGCGCGGACTCACGCGAGGGGAGGCGTACATCCTCTGTTCGGCCGCCGTCGACCTGAAGATCAGCGAGGTCGTCGACGCGCCCAACTGGATCGTCACCGCCTATCTGCCCGAGAGCATCTTCCCGGAGGCGTAG
- a CDS encoding HD domain-containing protein, whose product MQAIKDAVHDYVEVDGVARDLLDTAAMQRLRHVKQLSTVRLVYPSASHTRFEHSLGVYHLARQALSQLEIEGARADAVRAAALLHDVGHGPYGHQTERIIERRLGRHHDDVAHLLENGELGDVLGSHGLDAGAVADLIAGEGKLGQLVSSDLDVDRMDYLVRDAHHTGVPYGTVDPGRLVRVLRFVDGDLALAEGNVAAAESLLVARALMNATVYRHHVSRIAGAMLERASETLLDETDLAVETFARMTDAQLLAALHDCPATADVAARLAERRLYKRAVWAELEAAPEWLLEADHDDVRELEAELAEAAGVEPRAVVVDCPGRPSMPETETGVVVAGEVRRLREQSPLVQGLQAAQRAQWRLGVYAPEGDAAAVERVAERRLLEG is encoded by the coding sequence ATGCAAGCGATCAAAGACGCCGTCCACGACTACGTGGAGGTCGACGGCGTCGCCCGCGACCTGCTCGATACGGCGGCGATGCAGCGGCTGCGACACGTCAAACAGCTCTCGACGGTGCGGCTGGTCTATCCGTCGGCGAGCCACACCCGGTTCGAACACAGCCTCGGCGTCTACCACCTCGCTCGCCAGGCGCTCTCACAGCTCGAGATCGAGGGCGCCCGCGCCGACGCCGTCCGCGCGGCGGCGCTGCTCCACGACGTGGGCCACGGCCCCTACGGCCACCAGACCGAGCGAATCATCGAACGCCGCCTCGGAAGACACCACGACGACGTCGCCCACCTGCTCGAAAACGGCGAACTCGGCGACGTTCTCGGCTCCCACGGGCTCGACGCGGGTGCGGTGGCCGACCTGATCGCCGGCGAGGGGAAGCTAGGTCAGCTCGTCTCGAGCGACCTCGACGTGGACCGGATGGACTACCTCGTGCGGGACGCCCACCACACGGGCGTTCCCTACGGCACCGTCGACCCCGGCCGGCTCGTTCGGGTCCTCCGGTTCGTCGACGGCGACCTCGCGCTGGCGGAGGGGAACGTCGCCGCCGCCGAAAGCCTGCTGGTCGCCCGCGCGCTGATGAACGCGACCGTCTACCGCCACCACGTCTCCCGGATCGCCGGCGCGATGCTCGAGCGCGCCTCCGAAACCCTGCTCGACGAGACCGACCTCGCGGTCGAGACGTTCGCCCGGATGACCGACGCCCAGTTGCTCGCCGCGCTGCACGACTGTCCGGCAACCGCCGACGTCGCCGCCAGGCTGGCCGAGCGGCGGCTGTACAAGCGCGCCGTCTGGGCCGAACTCGAGGCCGCCCCGGAGTGGCTGCTCGAGGCCGACCACGACGACGTTCGAGAGCTCGAGGCCGAACTCGCCGAGGCCGCGGGGGTCGAGCCGCGAGCGGTCGTCGTCGACTGTCCCGGCCGGCCGAGTATGCCCGAAACCGAGACGGGAGTGGTCGTCGCCGGCGAGGTGCGTCGCCTCCGCGAGCAGTCCCCGCTGGTCCAGGGGCTCCAGGCGGCCCAGCGAGCCCAGTGGCGACTCGGCGTCTACGCGCCCGAGGGAGACGCGGCGGCCGTCGAGCGCGTCGCAGAGCGCCGGTTGCTCGAAGGATGA
- a CDS encoding alpha/beta fold hydrolase produces the protein MPTARNDGVALHYERDGNGEPVVFVSEAGLGGWLWGWQHAALAGPFETVVWDLRGTGRSDAPPGPYDLETLAADFEAVLADCGHRSAHVVGAGLGGAVALEAARTTTRVETLALFGTAPRGSDFDLEPLFAPPDDRRALRESLEVALSPEFRTDQPDVLEGIADWRADGDAARAGFEAQVAALEGFDATDWLVEVTQPALVVYGTTDALVPVDAGRDLARRLPRGEFESLEGAGHLAFAERSRDVNDRLLGFFEGA, from the coding sequence ATGCCGACCGCACGCAACGACGGGGTCGCCCTCCACTACGAGCGCGACGGGAACGGTGAACCGGTCGTCTTCGTGAGCGAGGCCGGCCTCGGCGGCTGGCTGTGGGGGTGGCAACACGCCGCCCTCGCGGGCCCGTTCGAGACCGTCGTCTGGGACCTCCGGGGAACCGGCCGCTCGGACGCCCCACCGGGACCGTACGACCTCGAGACGCTCGCGGCCGACTTCGAGGCGGTCCTCGCCGACTGCGGCCACCGCTCGGCACACGTCGTCGGCGCGGGACTCGGGGGAGCGGTCGCTCTCGAGGCCGCCCGGACGACGACTCGCGTCGAGACGCTGGCGCTGTTCGGCACCGCCCCCCGCGGGAGCGACTTCGACCTCGAACCCCTGTTCGCGCCGCCCGACGACCGGCGGGCGCTCCGCGAGTCGCTCGAGGTCGCACTCTCGCCCGAGTTCCGAACCGACCAGCCCGACGTGCTCGAGGGAATCGCCGACTGGCGAGCCGACGGCGACGCCGCGCGGGCCGGCTTCGAGGCGCAGGTCGCCGCCCTCGAGGGGTTCGACGCGACCGACTGGCTCGTCGAGGTGACCCAGCCCGCGCTCGTCGTCTACGGCACCACCGACGCACTCGTCCCCGTCGACGCCGGGCGTGACCTCGCCCGCCGACTCCCCCGCGGCGAGTTCGAGTCCCTCGAGGGTGCGGGCCACCTCGCGTTCGCCGAGCGCTCGCGCGACGTGAACGATCGCCTGCTGGGATTCTTCGAGGGCGCGTAA
- a CDS encoding Hsp20/alpha crystallin family protein produces the protein MSNNGNGDDEQESETPPEDDRGRGFHLEAGLRPLSDLLGSLVEVDARTVPPPSADPVEWTNVDENEPPRPRERSEPRRKRTRRVRRTSSDQCLLDTRRTDGVLVVTADVPGASKDDISVGRNPRTNELVISKEGSVVGRVDLPWESPEVTKVWFNNGVLEVHVRSDGG, from the coding sequence ATGAGCAACAACGGAAACGGAGACGACGAACAGGAGTCAGAAACGCCGCCGGAAGACGACCGGGGCCGGGGCTTCCACCTCGAAGCGGGCTTGCGCCCGCTCTCCGATCTGCTCGGCAGTCTGGTCGAGGTGGATGCACGCACCGTCCCGCCGCCGTCTGCGGACCCCGTCGAGTGGACGAACGTCGACGAAAACGAACCGCCACGGCCTCGTGAACGGTCCGAACCACGGCGCAAACGGACGCGACGCGTGCGGAGAACGTCGTCCGACCAGTGCTTGCTAGACACACGCCGTACCGACGGCGTACTCGTCGTTACTGCCGACGTTCCCGGCGCGAGCAAGGACGACATCTCGGTCGGTCGCAACCCGAGAACGAACGAACTCGTAATCAGCAAGGAGGGGTCGGTCGTCGGCCGCGTCGACCTCCCGTGGGAGTCGCCCGAGGTGACGAAGGTGTGGTTCAACAACGGCGTTCTCGAGGTCCACGTCCGATCGGACGGGGGATAA
- a CDS encoding AMP-binding protein, with amino-acid sequence MTLSLDRRSARWTDRPAVVDVSEAERFAPAGTVDTNRITYGELHALAAHAAGALSAMGVEPGNTVCSLTRNRVSVLALVFACRRLGATFAPLSHRLSPVTVARPLEALDPDLVVFESAQRDLVGDLPPTRTATFEGLTTAGRSPVETPPKPGPMLALHDEDGSVAAYSPRAVEWNCLTVALTLGIGRDDRLPLLGPLSSYDGLLRTALPALYVGATLLLDRAFDPADALATIRDERATLLCGRAVAFRELAARDGFGDALDSVSRIVSETPPAVEIRDAYAARGTPIDRAYGRLECPTALVQSRGEGGETAGTVVGRPVLDCEARLVDGEGTVLEGAAEGWLELAGPVCADVGRPTGGWVATGDRFSRDETGVYRVDA; translated from the coding sequence ATGACGCTCTCGCTCGACCGTCGGTCGGCCCGCTGGACGGATCGGCCGGCGGTGGTCGACGTCTCCGAGGCGGAGCGGTTCGCTCCCGCGGGAACCGTCGATACGAACCGGATCACGTACGGGGAGCTCCACGCGCTCGCGGCGCACGCGGCGGGCGCGCTCTCGGCGATGGGGGTCGAACCCGGAAACACGGTCTGTTCGCTGACCCGCAACCGGGTGTCGGTCCTCGCGCTGGTGTTCGCCTGTCGACGCCTCGGCGCGACGTTCGCCCCGCTCTCACACCGGCTGAGCCCGGTGACGGTCGCCCGGCCGCTCGAGGCGCTCGATCCCGACCTCGTCGTCTTCGAGTCGGCTCAGCGCGACCTGGTCGGCGACCTCCCGCCGACGCGGACGGCGACGTTCGAGGGGCTGACGACGGCCGGACGCTCGCCGGTCGAGACGCCACCGAAACCGGGGCCGATGCTGGCGCTCCACGACGAGGACGGCTCCGTCGCCGCCTACTCGCCTCGCGCCGTCGAGTGGAACTGCCTCACCGTCGCCCTGACGCTCGGAATCGGTCGCGACGATCGGCTCCCGCTGCTGGGGCCGCTCTCGTCGTACGACGGCCTGTTGCGGACCGCGCTGCCGGCGCTGTACGTCGGCGCGACGCTCCTGCTCGACCGGGCGTTCGACCCCGCGGACGCGCTCGCGACCATCCGGGACGAGCGGGCGACGCTGCTCTGCGGGCGGGCGGTCGCGTTCCGCGAACTCGCCGCTCGAGACGGGTTCGGGGACGCACTCGACTCCGTTTCCCGGATCGTCAGCGAGACGCCGCCCGCCGTCGAGATCCGTGACGCCTACGCGGCGCGGGGGACGCCGATCGACCGGGCCTACGGCCGCCTCGAGTGTCCGACCGCGCTGGTGCAGTCCCGCGGCGAGGGTGGCGAAACCGCGGGAACGGTCGTCGGCCGCCCCGTTCTCGACTGCGAGGCGCGACTCGTCGACGGCGAGGGGACGGTACTCGAGGGCGCCGCCGAGGGGTGGCTCGAACTCGCCGGACCGGTGTGTGCGGACGTCGGCCGGCCGACCGGCGGCTGGGTCGCCACCGGCGACCGGTTCTCCCGCGACGAAACCGGCGTCTACCGCGTCGACGCGTGA
- a CDS encoding heterodisulfide reductase-related iron-sulfur binding cluster — translation MLHVAQTGDTPTRETFWGISGVEEILFYYLAAVAIVVFLYGVYARFARYGDADADWFDRVDDLGGRIVSAAKIVLSNEKQFNRDLYGGLMHSFIMWGFLSLLIATTILAVDMDIWTKALGQDSFFVGDFYLAYQFMVDAMGLLFVVGIGMAMYRRYWVKNHRLWDRHTSSEDDLFIWTLFLLGVGGFALEGLRILGTGYPEWEIVSFVGWGTALAFEAVGVDQALAASLHWWAWWSHAILALVFIAWIPYAKPFHMISSFANVVTRDEKAGARLPGIPADLDATNAESIEDFTWKEMLDQDACTKCGRCSAVCPAKASDRPLDPRNVILDLKKYREELDAETTEPKPIIADGGTSVIDAETMESCMACMACMDACPVEIEHLNSFTRLNRQMVDQGDVKPSMQDVFQNVMQNGNTFGDSPRNRGDWTGELEFDVTDAREEEVDYLWYVGDYPSYDERNKQVARSLATILEEADVTFGILFEDEKYDGNDIRRVGEEFLYLELAGHHVESFEACEFEKIVCTDPHSYNTFKNEYPEVDFAEFADDPMMPFEYDEHWNADGEVEVLHWTQAVEELVESGALGLSGTELDYTVTYHDPCHLGRYNDEYEAPRELVKATGCELSEMPRNRANSFCCGGGGGGLWMDFEEEPKPSEERLREALEDTDAGREVEKFVVACPMCMTMYEDGRKTGGFEEEIEIVDIAELIVEALGKKETAGLEVSAD, via the coding sequence ATGCTTCACGTCGCACAGACGGGGGACACTCCGACCCGCGAGACCTTCTGGGGAATCAGCGGGGTCGAAGAGATCCTCTTTTACTATCTCGCTGCGGTCGCGATCGTCGTCTTCCTTTACGGCGTGTACGCGCGGTTCGCCCGCTACGGCGACGCCGACGCCGACTGGTTCGACCGCGTCGACGACCTCGGCGGCCGCATCGTGAGCGCCGCGAAGATCGTCCTCTCGAACGAGAAGCAGTTCAACCGCGACCTCTACGGCGGGTTGATGCACTCGTTTATCATGTGGGGCTTTCTCTCGCTGCTCATCGCGACGACGATCCTCGCGGTCGACATGGACATCTGGACGAAGGCGCTCGGCCAGGACTCCTTCTTCGTCGGTGACTTCTATCTCGCCTACCAGTTCATGGTCGACGCGATGGGGCTACTGTTCGTCGTCGGGATCGGGATGGCGATGTACCGCCGGTACTGGGTGAAAAACCACCGGCTGTGGGATCGGCACACCTCGAGCGAGGACGACCTGTTCATCTGGACCCTGTTTCTGCTCGGCGTCGGCGGCTTCGCCCTCGAAGGGCTGCGGATTCTCGGCACCGGCTACCCCGAGTGGGAGATCGTGAGCTTCGTCGGCTGGGGGACCGCCCTCGCCTTCGAGGCCGTCGGCGTCGACCAGGCGCTGGCCGCCTCCTTGCACTGGTGGGCCTGGTGGTCCCACGCGATCCTCGCGCTCGTGTTCATCGCCTGGATCCCCTACGCCAAGCCGTTCCACATGATTTCCTCGTTCGCGAACGTCGTCACCCGCGACGAGAAAGCCGGTGCCAGGCTGCCGGGCATCCCCGCCGACCTCGACGCCACGAACGCCGAATCGATCGAGGACTTCACCTGGAAGGAGATGCTCGACCAGGACGCCTGCACCAAGTGCGGCCGGTGTTCCGCGGTCTGTCCCGCGAAGGCCTCCGACCGCCCGCTCGACCCGCGAAACGTCATCCTCGACCTGAAGAAGTACCGCGAGGAACTGGACGCCGAGACGACGGAGCCGAAACCGATCATCGCTGACGGCGGAACCAGCGTGATCGACGCGGAGACGATGGAGTCCTGTATGGCCTGTATGGCCTGTATGGACGCCTGCCCGGTGGAGATCGAGCACCTCAACTCCTTCACCCGGTTGAACCGCCAGATGGTCGACCAGGGCGACGTCAAGCCGAGCATGCAAGACGTCTTCCAGAACGTGATGCAAAACGGCAACACGTTCGGCGACAGTCCCCGCAACCGGGGCGACTGGACGGGGGAACTCGAGTTCGACGTCACCGACGCCCGCGAGGAGGAAGTCGACTACCTCTGGTACGTCGGCGACTACCCGAGCTACGACGAGCGCAACAAGCAGGTCGCCCGCTCGCTGGCGACCATCCTCGAGGAGGCGGACGTCACCTTCGGCATCCTCTTCGAGGACGAGAAGTACGACGGCAACGACATCCGACGGGTCGGCGAGGAGTTCCTCTACCTCGAGCTGGCGGGTCACCACGTCGAGTCCTTCGAGGCCTGCGAGTTCGAGAAGATCGTCTGCACCGACCCGCACAGCTACAACACGTTCAAGAACGAGTACCCGGAGGTCGACTTCGCGGAGTTCGCCGACGACCCGATGATGCCGTTCGAGTACGACGAGCACTGGAACGCCGACGGTGAGGTCGAGGTGCTCCACTGGACCCAGGCCGTCGAAGAGCTGGTCGAGAGCGGGGCACTCGGCCTCTCGGGCACCGAACTCGACTACACCGTCACCTACCACGACCCCTGTCACCTCGGCCGGTACAACGACGAGTACGAGGCCCCGCGCGAACTCGTCAAAGCCACCGGCTGCGAGCTCTCCGAGATGCCGCGCAACCGCGCCAACTCCTTCTGCTGTGGCGGCGGCGGGGGCGGCCTCTGGATGGACTTCGAGGAGGAGCCCAAACCGAGCGAGGAGCGACTTCGGGAGGCGCTCGAGGACACCGACGCCGGTCGCGAGGTCGAGAAGTTCGTCGTCGCCTGCCCGATGTGCATGACGATGTACGAGGACGGCCGCAAGACCGGCGGCTTCGAAGAGGAGATCGAGATCGTCGACATCGCCGAACTGATCGTCGAGGCGCTCGGGAAGAAGGAGACGGCGGGCCTCGAGGTTTCGGCGGACTGA